In one Brassica oleracea var. oleracea cultivar TO1000 chromosome C9, BOL, whole genome shotgun sequence genomic region, the following are encoded:
- the LOC106316776 gene encoding protein LATERAL ORGAN BOUNDARIES: protein MASSSSNTYNSPCAACKFLRRKCMPGCIFAPYFPPEEPHKFANVHKIFGASNVTKLLNELLPHQREDAVNSLAYEAEARVRDPVYGCVGAISYLQRQVHRLQKDLDAANADLVHYGLSTSTPSNVVDLVFQPQPLPQQPQPLNPVYRLPGASRGTGGSCGTFLPWNNGHNQQGGNM, encoded by the coding sequence ATGGCGTCGTCATCATCAAATACATATAACTCACCATGCGCCGCGTGCAAGTTTCTTCGCCGCAAATGCATGCCCGGATGCATATTCGCGCCATATTTCCCACCGGAGGAGCCACACAAGTTCGCCAACGTCCACAAAATCTTCGGAGCGAGCAACGTCACCAAGCTCCTCAACGAGCTCCTCCCTCACCAGCGTGAAGACGCAGTCAACTCCTTGGCCTATGAGGCCGAGGCACGTGTTCGTGATCCTGTCTATGGCTGCGTTGGAGCCATCTCTTATCTCCAGAGACAAGTCCATAGGCTTCAGAAGGATCTCGACGCAGCTAATGCTGACTTGGTTCACTACGGTCTGTCCACTTCAACACCTAGTAACGTCGTCGACTTGGTGTTTCAGCCTCAGCCGCTTCCACAGCAGCCGCAGCCGTTAAACCCGGTTTATAGGCTTCCCGGGGCCAGTCGTGGTACCGGAGGGTCGTGTGGGACTTTTCTTCCTTGGAACAATGGTCATAATCAGCAAGGAGGTAACATGTGA
- the LOC106314170 gene encoding uncharacterized protein LOC106314170: MATNPRSWCRAFFKLGNYCEDVENNSTESFNSSINKAREKPFVHMLETIARLAMVRIATRSRESHEHQGKCTPYMQRVLSKALVDKPFKDGANKCVVRRSVKGYFDSRLNGQTHRVHLEKRTCSCRKFDITGIPCKHAYGVMLKLKVDPSDYVCEWFRTAKWRRNYTDGIVPVRGSMFWPKTDAPDVHAPP, from the exons ATGGCTACAAATCCGAGGAGTTGGTGCCGAGCTTTCTTCAAGCTGGGAAATTACTGCGAAGATGTGGAGAACAACTCGACAGAGTCCTTTAACAGCTCCATCAACAAGGCAAGAGAGAAGCCATTTGTGCATATGCTCGAAACAATAGCAAGACTTGCTATGGTGCGTATAGCCACAAGATCCAGAGAATCTCATGAACACCAAG GAAAATGTACACCATATATGCAGAGAGTTCTCTCTAAGGCTCTTGTTGATAAGCCCTTTAAAGACGGAGCCAACAAATGTGTTGTTAGAAGAAGCGTTAAAGGCTACTTTGACTCAAGATTGAATGGCCAAACTCATCGTGTCCATTTGGAGAAAAGAACTTGTTCGTGCAGAAAGTTCGACATCACTGGAATTCCATGTAAGCATGCATATGGTGTGATGCTGAAGTTAAAGGTTGATCCGTCAGACTATGTTTGTGAGTGGTTTCGCACGGCTAAGTGGAGAAGAAACTACACAGATGGAATTGTTCCAGTCCGGGGTTCTATGTTTTGGCCCAAAACAGATGCTCCTGATGTACATGCTCCACCTTAG
- the LOC106313419 gene encoding DEAD-box ATP-dependent RNA helicase 30, translating to MSSHDRRFADPNSYRQRSPAPVRSSQPMDPSAAPYNPRYSGGGGDVGGGGGGYRPAPVMSGDGSGYGHYPSFHPPSNGFSVGRGGGRGGYGGYGGVRGGYGGGGRGGSGRRELDSVSLPKQSFGNLVHFEKNFYVESPVVQAMTEQDVAMYRTEKDISVEGRDVPKPIKMFQDANFPDNILDAIAKLGFTEPTPIQAQGWPMALKGRDLIGIAETGSGKTLAYLLPALVHVSAQPRLGQDDGPIVLILAPTRELAVQIQEESRKFGLRSGVRSTCIYGGAPKGRQIHDLRRGVEIVIATPGRLIDMLECQHTNLKRVTYLVLDEADRMLDMGFEPQIRKIVSQIRPDRQTLLWSATWPREVETLARQFLRDPYKAIIGSADLKANQSINQVIEIVQTPEKYTRLLTLLKQLMDGSKILIFVETKRGCDQVTRQLRMDGWPALAIHGDKNQTERDRVLSEFKSGRSPIMTATDVAARGLDVKDIKCVVNYDFPTSLEDYIHRIGRTGRAGAKGMAMTFFTHDNAKFARELIKILQEAGQVVPPTLSALVRSSGSGGGGGGGGRSFRSRGGGRGGFGDKRPRSTSNFVPHGGKRTW from the exons ATGAGCTCCCATGATCGCAGATTCGCTGATCCCAATTCGTATCGTCAACGCTCTCC CGCACCGGTTCGTTCGTCTCAGCCGATGGATCCTTCCGCCGCACCGTACAATCCACGCTACAGCGGCGGCGGCGGCGATGTTGGTGGAGGAGGAGGAGGATACAGACCGGCTCCTGTAATGTCCGGCGACGGTTCCGGGTATGGTCATTACCCGTCTTTTCACCCGCCTAGTAATGGCTTCTCCGTTGGTCGCGGCGGAGGAAGAGGCGGTTACGGTGGGTACGGGGGTGTGAGGGGTGGATACGGTGGAGGAGGACGCGGGGGATCGGGTAGAAGAGAGCTGGATAGCGTTTCTCTTCCGAAACAGAGTTTTGGGAATCTTGTTCATTTCGAGAAGAATTTCTACGTGGAGAGTCCTGTGGTGCAGGCGATGACGGAGCAGGATGTTGCTATGTATAGGACTGAGAAGGATATATCTGTTGAAGGGCGTGATGTTCCTAAGCCTATTAAGATGTTCCAAGATGCTAACTTTCCAG ATAATATTCTCGACGCAATTGCTAAACTGGGATTTACTGAGCCAACACCGATACAAGCTCAGGGATGGCCAATGGCTTTGAAGGGTAGGGATTTGATTGGTATTGCTGAGACTGGCTCTGGTAAGACTCTGGCTTACTTGTTACCAGCGTTGGTCCACGTCAGTGCACAACCTCGGTTAG GTCAAGATGATGGACCCATCGTTTTAATATTGGCGCCCACCAGAGAATTAGCAGTTCAGATTCAAGAGGAATCAAGGAAGTTCGGGCTGCGATCTGGTGTTAGAAGCACTTGTATCTATGGTGGTGCTCCTAAAGGACGTCAGATTCACGATCTTAGAAGAG GTGTTGAGATTGTAATTGCTACACCTGGTCGTTTGATCGATATGTTGGAGTGCCAACACACTAATTTGAAGAGGGTGACTTACCTTGTGTTGGACGAGGCTGACAGAATGTTAGACATGGGATTTGAACCCCAAATTAGAAAGATTGTATCTCAG ATCCGACCTGATAGACAGACACTGCTTTGGAGTGCAACATGGCCACGAGAAGTTGAAACTCTCGCCAGGCAGTTTCTACGAGATCCGTACAAG GCCATTATTGGATCAGCAGATCTAAAAGCTAACCAGTCTATTAACCAAGTAATCGAGATTGTACAGACGCCAGAGAAATACACCAG GCTCCTTACACTGCTTAAGCAGCTAATGGATGGAAGTAAAATCTTAATCTTTGTGGAGACAAAGAGAGGTTGTGATCAAGTGACTAGACAACTGAGAATGGATGGATGGCCAGCTCTTGCCATACACGGTGACAAAAACCAAACGGAAAGAGATCGTGTCTTGTCAGAATTTAAGAGCGGAAGAAGCCCGATAATGACTGCCACTGACGTAGCAGCAAGGGGACTTG ATGTGAAGGACATAAAGTGTGTTGTTAACTATGATTTCCCAACTTCATTGGAGGACTACATCCACAGGATTGGTCGAACTGGGCGTGCAGGGGCTAAAGGAATGGCCATGACATTCTTCACACATGACAATGCTAAGTTTGCAAGAGAGCTTATCAAGATCCTTCAAGAAGCTGGTCAAGTTGTACCTCCCACTCTCTCTGCCCTAGTCCGATCTTCCG GTTCTGGTGGTGGTGGTGGTGGAGGTGGACGTAGTTTCAGGTCAAGAGGAGGAGGACGTGGTGGCTTTGGAGATAAACGGCCAAGATCAACCTCAAACTTTGTACCTCATGGTGGAAAAAGGACTTGGTAG
- the LOC106319077 gene encoding uncharacterized protein LOC106319077, with the protein MVVAVDANEKKSGSSLKFLCSYGGKILPRSTDGKLRYVGGHTRVLSVDRSISFEELTKKLFEFCGYSVDLRCQLPNGDLETLISVKSDEELANIVELYNRVSGSKIKAVLSPPRSQKSPSSSSGGGGDRSPNSPFSVTLSPPNSPPLAYGRYLQSRYCLPPTDLARRFHQRSGESYCYACRVHKGSRLIWH; encoded by the exons ATGGTGGTGGCCGTTGATGCTAACGAGAAGAAAAGTGGAAGCAGTCTTAAGTTTCTGTGCAGTTACGGCGGCAAAATCCTCCCTCGTTCCACCGACGGGAAGCTCCGTTACGTCGGAGGTCACACCAGAGTCCTCTCCGTCGATCGTTCCATCTCTTTCGAAG AGCTCACGAAGAAACTATTTGAATTCTGCGGATACTCCGTCGATCTCCGATGTCAGTTACCTAACGGCGATCTCGAGACTCTAATCTCCGTCAAATCGGACGAGGAGCTAGCGAACATCGTCGAATTGTACAATCGCGTCTCAGGATCCAAAATCAAAGCCGTTTTATCGCCTCCTCGTAGTCAAAAATCGCCGTCGTCTTCAAGCGGTGGCGGCGGCGATCGATCTCCGAACTCTCCGTTCTCCGTCACGCTTTCCCCGCCGAACTCGCCGCCGTTAGCGTACGGGAGGTATCTGCAGTCTCGGTATTGTCTACCTCCCACGGATCTCGCTAGAAGATTCCATCAGAGATCCGGAGAATCGTATTGCTACGCGTGTCGTGTTCACAAAGGCTCTAGACTCATCTGGCATTGA
- the LOC106314169 gene encoding uncharacterized protein LOC106314169: MSVVPIIGEGEFEIDDEEHDVLPESDEDNEEEEDPEAPQRMRTHIRRGDGHLYRDQTFFNGVAFKDRVLDYALRTRCNIRQYRYDKDKLGFECAGLGENDEACGWKIYASILPKDKIWRVRLFVDNHTCEVNGECEMVKVPVIARLFGNKIREEPCV, from the exons ATGTCTGTAGTACCTATAATCGGCGAAGGAGAGTTCGAAATTGATGATGAAGAA CATGACGTCTTGCCTGAGAGTGATGAAGATAATGAGGAAGAAGAAGATCCTGAAGCCCCACAGAGAATGAGGACGCATATACGCCGTGGTGATGGGCATTTGTACCGAGACCAGACATTCTTCAATGGTGTGGCTTTCAAAGACAGAGTCCTCGATTATGCTCTTAGGACTCGCTGCAATATCAGACAATACAGGTATGATAAGGATAAGCTTGGTTTCGAATGTGCTGGTCTTGGTGAGAATGATGAAGCTTGTGGCTGGAAAATTTATGCTTCGATCCTTCCGAAGGATAAAATTTGGAGAGTTAGGTTGTTTGTAGATAACCACACATGTGAGGTTAATGGAGAGTGTGAGATGGTGAAGGTCCCTGTGATAGCTAGGTTGTTTGGGAACAAGATCCGTGAAGAGCCG TGTGTCTAA
- the LOC106318930 gene encoding uncharacterized protein LOC106318930, whose translation MAKELVSLHFLPPQFHIPRLPLRPKPPQNPIFPRRRNRTSSNDDGVPSNEVKTIAKFKSRHNYIRVIEVSRRSDHPLAGSRFLLLDTPGNIHSISFLLKTLTDSYFDVFATLPPIIPPGPIGVLGFGAGSTARLILELYPPEYTIHGWEIDPSVIDVGREFFSLSKLERDHKDRIFINIGDALDASVRTGFSGILVDLFSEGSVIKELQDPNVWRGLKSRLRKRGRIMVNVGGRCVEAEDSERDGDLVMVETLKAMSQVFGDKLFVLTLGSGDDSSVALTGDLPDLDAWKKSLPVRELRSFADMWKPFTEFTLS comes from the coding sequence ATGGCTAAGGAGCTTGTCTCACTCCACTTTCTCCCACCACAATTTCACATTCCTCGCCTTCCCCTCCGCCCTAAACCACCGCAAAACCCAATCTTCCCCCGCCGCCGCAACAGAACTTCCAGCAACGACGACGGAGTCCCATCCAACGAAGTCAAAACCATCGCCAAGTTCAAATCCCGACACAACTACATACGAGTCATCGAGGTCTCCCGGAGAAGCGACCACCCGCTCGCCGGCTCTCGCTTCCTCCTCCTCGACACTCCCGGTAACATCCACAGCATCTCCTTCCTCCTCAAAACCTTAACCGATAGCTACTTCGACGTTTTCGCTACCCTCCCTCCGATTATCCCACCGGGACCCATCGGCGTTCTCGGGTTCGGAGCCGGGTCAACCGCCCGGTTGATCCTCGAGCTTTACCCACCCGAATACACTATCCACGGATGGGAAATCGACCCTTCTGTGATCGACGTAGGTAGAGAGTTCTTTAGCCTCTCTAAGCTCGAGAGAGACCATAAAGATAGGATCTTTATCAACATCGGAGACGCCTTGGACGCCAGCGTCCGAACCGGGTTCTCGGGTATTTTAGTGGATTTGTTTAGTGAAGGGAGTGTGATCAAAGAGCTTCAGGATCCAAATGTGTGGAGGGGATTGAAGAGTAGGTTGAGGAAGAGAGGGAGGATCATGGTGAACGTTGGAGGAAGGTGTGTGGAAGCTGAGGATTCAGAGAGAGATGGAGATTTGGTTATGGTGGAAACGTTGAAAGCGATGAGTCAAGTGTTTGGTGATAAGCTCTTTGTGCTAACGCTTGGGAGTGGTGATGATAGCTCTGTGGCGTTAACCGGTGACTTACCGGATCTTGATGCGTGGAAGAAGAGTCTCCCGGTTCGTGAGCTGCGAAGCTTTGCTGATATGTGGAAGCCTTTTACAGAATTCACCTTGAGCTAA
- the LOC106319079 gene encoding uncharacterized protein LOC106319079, producing MLQFPTLMSQFPSSTKTIPASHLLPIQWPQPQSDEILLAMEEAELEEKCNEIRKMSPSLPVIGKPVVENQQEEDDDEADDDHDADNGEESDGE from the exons ATGTTACAGTTTCCGACGTTGATGAGTCAGTTCCCGTCATCGACGAAGACGATACCGGCGTCGCATCTGCTACCTATACAGTGGCCTCAGCCTCAGAGCGATGAGATTCTGCTGGCTATGGAAGAAGCTGAGTTGGAAGAAAAG TGCAACGAGATAAGAAAAATGAGTCCTAGCTTACCGGTGATTGGAAAACCAGTAGTCGAAAACCAACAAGAAGAAGACGATGATGAAGCAGATGATGACCATGATGCAGACAATGGAGAGGAATCAGATGGTGAATAA
- the LOC106318929 gene encoding histone deacetylase 6, which translates to METDESGVSLPSGPDGRKRRVSYFYEPTIGDYYYGQGHPMKPHRIRMAHSLIVHYNLHRRLEISRPNLADASDIGQFHSPDYVDFLRSVSPESMGDHSAARNLRRFNVGEDCPVFDGLFDFCRASAGGSIGAAVKLNRQDADIAINWGGGLHHAKKSEASGFCYVNDIVLGILELLKMFRRVLYVDIDVHHGDGVEEAFYTTDRVMTVSFHKFGDFFPGTGHIRDIGAEKGKYYALNVPLNDGMDDESFRSMFRPLIQKVMDVYQPEAVVLQCGADSLSGDRLGCFNLSVKGHADCLRFLRSYNVPLMVLGGGGYTIRNVARCWCYETAVAVGVEPDNKLPYNEYFEYFGPDYTLHVDPGPMENLNTPKDMEKIRNTLLEQLSGLIHAPSVQFQHTPPVNRVLDEPEEDLEERPKPRIWSGTANYESDSDDDEKSPPLVGFSGINDPPMDRDSTGEDDMEDEPEVNPPSS; encoded by the exons ATGGAGACAGACGAGAGCGGCGTATCATTGCCGTCAGGTCCCGACGGACGCAAGCGTCGAGTCAGCTACTTCTACGAGCCGACGATCGGCGACTACTACTACGGCCAAGGACACCCGATGAAGCCTCACCGGATCCGTATGGCTCACAGCCTCATCGTACACTACAACCTCCACCGTCGCCTCGAGATCAGCCGCCCTAACCTCGCCGACGCCTCCGACATCGGCCAGTTCCATTCCCCGGACTACGTCGATTTCCTCCGCTCCGTTTCGCCGGAGTCCATGGGCGATCACTCTGCCGCGCGGAACCTGAGGCGATTCAACGTCGGCGAGGATTGTCCTGTCTTCGACGGGCTTTTCGACTTCTGCCGCGCTTCCGCCGGAGGCTCGATTGGAGCTGCGGTTAAGTTGAACCGGCAGGACGCGGATATTGCGATCAATTGGGGCGGTGGGCTTCACCATGCTAAGAAGAGTGAAGCCTCTGGGTTTTGCTATGTGAACGACATCGTTTTGGGGATTCTCGAGTTGCTCAAGATGTTTAGG CGAGTTCTCTACGTTGATATCGATGTGCACCATGGAGATGGAGTAGAAGAAGCGTTTTACACCACCGATAGAGTTATGACTGTTTCGTTTCACAAGTTCGGAGACTTTTTCCCAGGAACTGGTCACATCAGAGACATTGGCGCCGAGAAAGGGAAATACTACGCTCTAAATGTTCCACTAAACGATGGTATGGACGATGAGAGTTTCCGCAGCATGTTTAGACCTCTTATCCAGAAGGTTATGGATGTGTATCAGCCAGAGGCGGTTGTTCTTCAGTGTGGAGCTGACTCCTTAAGCGGTGATCGGTTGGGTTGCTTCAACTTATCAGTCAAGGGTCATGCTGATTGCCTCCGGTTCTTGAGATCTTACAACGTCCCTCTCATGGTCTTGGGTGGTGGAGGGTATACTATTCGAAATGTTGCCCGTTGCTGGTGTTATGAG ACTGCAGTTGCGGTTGGAGTAGAGCCGGACAACAAGCTCCCGTACAATGAGTACTTTGAGTATTTCGGTCCAGACTATACGCTTCACGTCGATCCAGGCCCAATGGAGAATTTGAACACACCAAAAGATATGGAGAAGATAAG GAACACATTGCTAGAACAACTTTCAGGACTAATACACGCACCTAGCGTGCAGTTTCAGCACACACCTCCAGTGAATAGAGTTTTGGATGAG CCGGAAGAAGACTTGGAGGAAAGACCAAAGCCTCGGATTTGGAGTGGAACGGCGAATTATGAATCAGACAGTGACGATGATGAGAAATCACCACCTCTTGTTGGTTTCTCGGGTATTAATGACCCACCTATGGACAG GGACTCTACTGGTGAAGATGATATGGAAGATGAGCCTGAAGTGAATCCACCATCCTCTTAA
- the LOC106317466 gene encoding uncharacterized protein At4g04775-like: protein MSDVSGASSGSSSGRSGGRVFGVPRICHCGVQIMELVSKSSNNPYRRYYRCGYAVSKKLSNDNHTFKWVDEAYLDEIEALKMKNASLAAKLETVTMERNEFERIVFENVQMKLEKEIFERVEEALVESSSTMKKMMVVVVVLCMVMVGFSKLFG, encoded by the exons ATGAGTGACGTGTCTGGAGCTTCTAGTGGTTCGTCAAGTGGACGTTCTGGAGGCAGAGTGTTTGGTGTGCCGAGAATTTGTCATTGTGGGGTTCAAATAATGGAATTGGTTTCTAAATCCAGCAACAATCCGTACCGGCGTTACTATCGTTGCGGATATGCTGTATCTAAGAAG CTCTCGAATGACAACCACACTTTCAAGTGGGTCGATGAGGCTTATTTAGATGAGATAGAGGCATTAAAAATGAAAAATGCTTCACTTGCGGCAAAACTGGAGACAGTTACAATGGAGAGGAATGAGTTTGAGAGAATAGTGTTTGAGAATGTGCAAATGAAGCTTGAAAAGGAGATTTTCGAGAGAGTTGAAGAGGCTTTGGTTGAATCATCTTCTACGATGAAGAAAATGATGGTTGTTGTAGTTGTTTTGTGTATGGTCATGGTTGGGTTTAGTAAGCTCTTTGGTTGA